One genomic window of Pseudomonas sp. LFM046 includes the following:
- the urtD gene encoding urea ABC transporter ATP-binding protein UrtD, with product MRAAPVPELMLEPAFDPNRDAGSGRDALGVGHRAEAGLDVRHGTILTLEDISVSFDGFKALRELNLYIGVGELRCIIGPNGAGKTTLMDVITGKTRPDTGKAWFGETLDLTCMSEVEIAQAGIGRKFQKPTVFEALTVFENLELAQKTDKSVWASLRARLSGEQKDRIDEVLAVIRLEASRNRPAGLLSHGQKQFLEIGMLLMQAPQLLLLDEPVAGMTDAETEFTAELFKGLAGRHSLMVVEHDMGFVGSIADHVTVLHQGSVLAEGSLADVQANEQVIEVYLGR from the coding sequence ATGCGCGCAGCCCCGGTACCCGAACTCATGCTCGAACCCGCCTTCGACCCCAACCGCGATGCCGGCAGCGGCCGCGACGCCCTGGGTGTCGGCCATCGCGCCGAAGCCGGCCTGGATGTGCGCCACGGCACCATCCTCACCCTGGAAGACATCAGCGTCAGCTTCGACGGCTTCAAGGCCCTGCGCGAGCTGAACCTCTACATCGGCGTCGGCGAGCTGCGCTGCATCATCGGTCCCAACGGCGCCGGCAAGACCACGCTGATGGATGTGATCACCGGCAAGACCCGTCCCGACACCGGCAAGGCCTGGTTCGGCGAGACCCTCGATCTCACCTGCATGAGCGAAGTGGAAATCGCCCAGGCCGGCATCGGCCGCAAGTTCCAGAAGCCCACGGTGTTCGAGGCGCTGACCGTGTTCGAGAACCTGGAGCTGGCGCAGAAAACCGACAAATCGGTGTGGGCCAGCCTGCGGGCCAGACTGTCCGGCGAGCAGAAGGATCGCATCGACGAAGTGCTGGCGGTGATCCGCCTGGAAGCCTCGCGCAATCGCCCGGCGGGCCTCTTGTCCCATGGCCAGAAACAGTTCCTGGAGATCGGCATGCTGCTGATGCAGGCCCCGCAATTGCTGCTGCTCGACGAGCCGGTGGCGGGCATGACCGATGCCGAGACCGAGTTCACCGCCGAGCTGTTCAAGGGACTCGCCGGCCGGCATTCGCTGATGGTGGTGGAGCACGACATGGGCTTCGTCGGCTCGATCGCCGACCACGTCACCGTGCTGCACCAGGGCAGCGTGCTGGCCGAAGGCTCCCTGGCGGACGTGCAGGCCAACGAACAGGTGATCGAGGTCTACCTCGGCCGCTGA
- a CDS encoding GNAT family N-acetyltransferase, which yields MSLVIRDAGEADLPGILAIYNEAVEHTTAIWNETLVDLANRRTWLAERNAAGFPVLVAVNDAGEVLGYASYGTWRTIEGFRHTVEHSVYVRGDQRGQGLGPALMQALIERARQASLHVMVAAIESENTASIRLHERLGFVTTGQMPQVGRKFGRWLDLTFMQLILE from the coding sequence ATGAGTCTTGTGATTCGCGATGCCGGCGAGGCTGACCTGCCCGGCATCCTCGCCATCTACAACGAGGCGGTGGAGCACACCACCGCGATCTGGAACGAAACCCTGGTGGACCTGGCCAATCGCCGCACCTGGCTGGCCGAACGCAATGCCGCCGGCTTCCCGGTACTGGTGGCGGTGAACGATGCCGGCGAGGTGCTCGGCTACGCCAGCTACGGCACCTGGCGGACCATCGAGGGCTTCCGCCACACCGTGGAGCACTCGGTCTACGTGCGCGGCGACCAGCGCGGCCAGGGCCTGGGCCCTGCGCTGATGCAGGCGCTGATCGAGCGTGCCCGCCAGGCCAGCTTGCACGTGATGGTCGCCGCCATCGAATCCGAGAACACCGCGTCCATCCGCCTGCACGAGCGCCTCGGCTTCGTCACCACCGGGCAGATGCCCCAGGTGGGCCGCAAGTTCGGCCGCTGGCTCGACCTGACCTTCATGCAACTGATCCTGGAGTGA
- a CDS encoding MarC family protein, protein MLESLSSLYLKMLVLYSPFFVLSCFIGLTRGYTVKERKKLAWKVALGTLVSSALLYLFGQGIFNIFGITIDAFRIGAGAVLFISALGMAQGKSAVQADNVQQDVTIVPLTIPLTVGPGTIGAMLVMGAGHVQWDDKLTALMAIAIASATVGAVLYLSDRIERLLGDQGLQIVSRLMGLFVCALAAQIIFTGVKNYMVP, encoded by the coding sequence ATGCTTGAAAGCCTTTCCAGCCTTTACCTGAAGATGCTGGTGCTCTACAGCCCCTTCTTCGTGCTCTCCTGTTTCATCGGCCTGACCCGTGGCTACACGGTGAAGGAACGCAAAAAGCTCGCCTGGAAAGTGGCCCTCGGAACCCTGGTGTCCAGCGCCCTGCTCTACCTCTTCGGCCAAGGCATCTTCAACATTTTCGGCATCACCATCGACGCATTCCGCATCGGCGCCGGCGCCGTGCTGTTCATCTCCGCCCTCGGCATGGCCCAGGGCAAATCGGCGGTGCAGGCGGACAACGTCCAGCAGGACGTGACCATCGTGCCGCTGACCATCCCCCTCACCGTCGGCCCCGGCACCATCGGCGCCATGCTGGTGATGGGTGCGGGCCACGTGCAGTGGGACGACAAGCTCACCGCACTGATGGCCATCGCCATTGCCAGCGCCACCGTCGGCGCGGTGCTCTACCTCTCCGACCGCATCGAGCGCCTGCTGGGTGATCAGGGCCTGCAGATCGTCAGCCGCCTGATGGGCCTGTTCGTCTGCGCCCTCGCCGCGCAGATCATCTTCACCGGGGTGAAGAACTACATGGTGCCCTGA
- the urtB gene encoding urea ABC transporter permease subunit UrtB, which translates to MPKALYRILLALALLLPVEAFAGDANDFAAANPAQQAKLLERWAAEPDAARQPLLDALQQGRFAIDAKLAYIEQGGTFHAAEGNATPGAAPKSLRLNNRLRGLLIAAQASHQLLASESAIRLEGARQLQKSAKPAQLALFNQRMVAEEDAGVRDALSLALANLQLADPNPAIRLNAVRLLGETGDPLARTRLEALLDPAVETDAAVRTAAETSLVQVKRRLLVGELLGQAFSGLSLGSILLLAALGLAITFGLLGVINMAHGEMLMLGAYTTYLVQLGFQRLAPELLALYPLVALPAAFLATALVGMALERVVIRHLYGRPLETLLATWGISLILIQLVRVIFGAQNVEVANPAWLSGGIQVLPNLVLPYNRIVIIGFALFVVALTWLLLNRTRLGLNVRAVTQNRNMAACCGVPTGRVDMLAFGLGSGIAGLGGVALSQIGNVGPDLGQGYIIDSFLVVVLGGVGQLAGSVMAAFGLGVANKILEPSIGAVLGKILILALVILFIQKRPQGLFALKGRVID; encoded by the coding sequence ATGCCTAAAGCCCTCTACCGAATCCTCCTCGCCCTGGCCCTGCTGCTTCCCGTCGAAGCATTCGCCGGCGACGCCAACGACTTCGCCGCCGCCAATCCGGCGCAGCAGGCGAAGCTGCTGGAACGCTGGGCCGCAGAGCCCGACGCCGCACGCCAGCCCTTGCTCGATGCCCTGCAGCAGGGCCGCTTCGCCATTGACGCGAAACTCGCCTATATCGAACAGGGCGGCACCTTCCACGCCGCCGAAGGTAACGCCACCCCCGGCGCCGCACCGAAGAGCCTGCGCCTGAACAACCGCCTGCGCGGCCTGTTGATCGCCGCCCAGGCCAGCCACCAGCTGCTCGCCAGCGAGTCCGCCATCCGCCTGGAAGGTGCGCGCCAACTGCAGAAGAGCGCCAAGCCGGCGCAACTGGCGCTGTTCAACCAGCGCATGGTGGCCGAGGAGGACGCCGGCGTGCGCGACGCCCTCTCCCTCGCCCTGGCCAACCTGCAACTGGCCGATCCGAATCCGGCGATCCGCCTCAACGCCGTGCGCCTGCTCGGCGAAACCGGCGATCCGCTGGCCCGTACCCGCCTCGAAGCCCTGCTCGATCCGGCTGTAGAGACCGACGCTGCCGTGCGCACCGCCGCCGAAACCAGCCTGGTCCAGGTCAAGCGCCGGCTTCTGGTTGGAGAGCTGCTCGGCCAGGCCTTCAGCGGCCTGTCCCTGGGTTCCATCCTGCTGCTCGCCGCCCTCGGCCTGGCCATCACTTTCGGCCTGCTGGGGGTGATCAATATGGCCCACGGCGAAATGCTGATGCTCGGCGCCTACACCACCTACCTGGTGCAGCTGGGCTTCCAGCGCCTGGCCCCCGAACTGCTCGCCCTCTACCCGCTGGTGGCGCTGCCGGCGGCCTTCCTGGCCACCGCGCTGGTGGGCATGGCCCTGGAACGCGTGGTTATCCGCCACCTCTACGGCCGCCCGCTGGAAACCCTGCTGGCCACCTGGGGCATCAGCCTGATCCTGATCCAGTTGGTGCGGGTGATCTTCGGTGCGCAGAACGTCGAAGTGGCCAACCCGGCCTGGCTCTCCGGCGGTATCCAGGTGCTGCCCAACCTGGTGCTGCCCTACAACCGCATCGTGATCATCGGCTTCGCCCTGTTCGTCGTGGCCCTCACCTGGCTGCTGCTGAACCGGACGCGCTTGGGCCTGAACGTGCGCGCCGTCACCCAGAACCGCAACATGGCCGCCTGCTGTGGCGTGCCGACCGGCCGCGTGGACATGCTCGCCTTCGGCCTTGGCTCAGGGATAGCCGGCCTCGGCGGCGTGGCCCTGTCGCAGATCGGCAACGTCGGCCCGGACCTCGGCCAGGGCTACATCATCGACTCCTTCCTGGTGGTGGTCCTCGGCGGCGTCGGCCAGCTCGCCGGCAGCGTGATGGCGGCCTTCGGCCTGGGCGTGGCGAACAAGATCCTGGAACCTTCGATCGGCGCCGTGCTGGGCAAGATCCTGATCCTGGCGCTGGTCATCCTCTTCATCCAGAAGCGGCCCCAGGGCCTCTTCGCTCTCAAGGGACGGGTGATCGACTGA
- a CDS encoding MoaD/ThiS family protein — MAHISFTPNLQRHLDVPELDVAATTVSAALEEAFTANPRLRSYLLDDQGRLRRHVAIFVDAQQVNDRRRLSDPVGPASDIFVVQALSGG; from the coding sequence ATGGCGCACATCAGTTTCACTCCCAACCTGCAGCGTCATCTCGATGTCCCCGAGCTGGACGTCGCGGCCACCACCGTGTCTGCCGCACTGGAGGAGGCCTTCACCGCCAATCCGCGCCTGCGCAGCTACCTGCTCGACGACCAGGGGCGCCTGCGTCGCCATGTGGCGATCTTCGTCGACGCCCAGCAAGTGAACGACCGCCGCCGACTTTCCGATCCGGTGGGGCCGGCCAGCGACATCTTCGTCGTCCAGGCCCTGTCCGGCGGCTGA
- the urtA gene encoding urea ABC transporter substrate-binding protein — MQRRSLIKAFTLSASIAAMGMSWTLQAAETIKVGILHSLSGTMAISETSLKDMALMTIDEINAKGGVNGKQLEPVVVDPASNWPLFAEKARQLLTKDKVDVVFGCWTSVSRKSVLPVFEELNGLLFYPVQYEGEELSPNVFYTGAAPNQQAIPAVEYLMSEDGGSAKRFFLLGTDYVYPRTTNKILRSFLHSKGVADKDIEEVYTPFGHSDYQTIVANIKKFAASGKTAVISTVNGDSNVPFYKELANQGLEATDVPVVAFSVGEEELRGIDTKPLVGHLAAWNYFESVDNPVNGKFVEQWKAYAKARNLPNYQSAVTNDPMEATYVGINMWAQAVEKAGSTDVDKVREALAGQSFAAPSGYTLTMDKTNHHLHKPVMIGEIQEDGQFSVVWQTEGPLRAQPWSPFIPGNDKKPDYAVKSN, encoded by the coding sequence ATGCAACGTCGCAGCCTGATCAAGGCGTTCACCCTTTCCGCATCCATCGCCGCCATGGGCATGTCCTGGACCCTGCAGGCCGCCGAGACCATCAAGGTCGGCATCCTGCATTCGCTCTCCGGCACCATGGCGATTTCCGAGACCTCGCTGAAAGACATGGCGCTGATGACGATCGACGAGATCAACGCCAAGGGCGGCGTGAACGGCAAGCAGCTGGAACCGGTGGTGGTGGACCCGGCCTCCAACTGGCCACTATTCGCCGAGAAGGCCCGCCAGCTGCTGACCAAGGACAAGGTGGACGTGGTCTTCGGCTGCTGGACCTCGGTATCGCGCAAGTCCGTGCTGCCGGTGTTCGAGGAGCTGAACGGGCTGCTCTTCTACCCGGTGCAGTACGAGGGCGAGGAGCTCTCTCCCAACGTCTTCTACACCGGCGCCGCGCCCAACCAGCAGGCCATCCCGGCGGTGGAATACCTGATGAGCGAGGATGGCGGCAGCGCCAAGCGCTTCTTCCTGCTGGGCACCGACTACGTCTACCCGCGCACCACCAACAAGATCCTGCGCAGCTTCCTGCACAGCAAGGGTGTGGCCGACAAGGATATCGAAGAGGTCTACACCCCCTTCGGCCACAGCGATTACCAGACCATAGTCGCCAACATCAAGAAGTTCGCCGCCAGCGGCAAGACCGCGGTGATCTCCACCGTCAACGGCGATTCCAACGTGCCCTTCTACAAGGAGCTGGCCAACCAGGGCCTGGAAGCCACCGACGTGCCGGTGGTGGCCTTCTCCGTGGGCGAGGAGGAACTGCGCGGCATCGACACCAAGCCGCTGGTGGGTCACCTGGCCGCCTGGAACTACTTCGAGTCGGTGGATAACCCGGTCAACGGCAAGTTCGTCGAGCAGTGGAAGGCCTACGCCAAGGCCAGGAACCTGCCCAACTACCAGAGCGCGGTGACCAACGACCCGATGGAAGCCACCTACGTCGGCATTAACATGTGGGCCCAGGCCGTGGAAAAGGCCGGTAGCACCGATGTGGACAAGGTCCGCGAGGCGCTGGCCGGCCAGAGCTTTGCCGCGCCGTCGGGCTACACCCTGACCATGGACAAGACCAACCACCACCTGCACAAGCCGGTGATGATCGGCGAGATCCAGGAAGACGGTCAGTTCTCGGTGGTCTGGCAAACCGAAGGCCCGCTGCGCGCCCAACCCTGGAGCCCCTTCATCCCCGGCAACGACAAGAAGCCGGATTATGCGGTGAAGAGCAACTGA
- a CDS encoding urease accessory protein UreD, with the protein MNAPADTALFTPSWHAELELAYALDGVTTRPVQRRHRGPLRVQKHLHAEGPQVCQHIIVHPPGGIAGGDRLDICARVGEGAWAQLTSPGAAKWYRAASPAIQEVVLSVEAGATLEWLPQEAIVFSGARAELATHIELAGDARLFYWDMVALGRPAAGERFCDGHFQAQLDIRRDGTLIWHERQRIEGDDRLLDSPIGLAGQPVFATLIATGEIDADLLERCRERPCPPSGTVRGDLTQLPGLLVARCLALEALQARAWLIDLWRLLRPALLGRKALPPRIWST; encoded by the coding sequence ATGAACGCACCTGCCGACACCGCCCTCTTCACCCCCAGCTGGCACGCCGAGCTGGAACTGGCCTATGCGCTGGATGGCGTCACCACACGCCCGGTGCAACGGCGCCACCGGGGTCCGCTGCGGGTGCAGAAACACCTGCACGCCGAAGGCCCGCAGGTGTGCCAGCACATCATCGTCCACCCGCCCGGCGGCATTGCCGGCGGTGATCGCCTGGACATTTGCGCACGGGTCGGCGAGGGCGCCTGGGCCCAGCTCACCAGCCCCGGCGCGGCCAAGTGGTACCGCGCCGCCAGCCCGGCTATCCAGGAAGTCGTGCTCAGCGTAGAGGCCGGCGCCACTCTGGAATGGCTGCCCCAGGAAGCCATCGTCTTTTCCGGTGCCCGCGCCGAACTGGCGACCCACATCGAGCTGGCCGGCGACGCCCGGCTGTTCTACTGGGACATGGTCGCCCTCGGCCGCCCGGCTGCCGGCGAGCGCTTTTGCGACGGCCACTTCCAGGCACAGCTGGATATCCGCCGCGACGGCACGCTGATCTGGCACGAGCGCCAGCGCATCGAAGGCGACGACCGCCTGCTGGACTCGCCCATCGGCCTCGCCGGGCAGCCGGTGTTCGCCACCCTGATCGCCACCGGCGAGATTGACGCCGACCTGCTCGAACGCTGCCGCGAACGGCCCTGCCCCCCTTCAGGCACAGTGCGCGGCGACCTGACCCAATTGCCCGGCCTGCTGGTGGCCCGCTGCCTCGCCCTTGAGGCGCTGCAAGCCCGCGCCTGGCTGATCGACCTCTGGCGCCTGTTGCGCCCGGCCTTGCTCGGCCGCAAGGCCTTGCCCCCGAGAATCTGGAGTACCTGA
- the ureA gene encoding urease subunit gamma, whose product MDLSPREKDKLLIFTAGLVAERRLARGLKLNYPEAVALISAALLEGARDGRSVAELMHYGTTLLSRDQVMEGVPEMIPEIQIEATFPDGTKLVTVHQPIA is encoded by the coding sequence ATGGACTTGTCGCCCCGCGAGAAAGACAAACTGCTGATCTTCACCGCCGGCCTGGTGGCCGAACGGCGCCTGGCCCGTGGCCTGAAGCTCAACTATCCGGAAGCCGTGGCCTTGATCTCCGCCGCTCTGCTGGAGGGCGCCCGCGATGGCCGGAGCGTTGCCGAACTGATGCACTACGGCACCACCCTGCTCTCCCGCGACCAGGTGATGGAAGGCGTGCCGGAGATGATCCCGGAGATCCAGATCGAGGCCACCTTCCCCGATGGCACGAAACTCGTAACCGTCCACCAACCCATCGCCTGA
- a CDS encoding urease subunit beta, with protein MIPGEYQIQDGEIELNAGRRTLTLSVANTGDRPIQVGSHYHFFETNGALAFDRDSARGMRLNIPAGTAVRFEPGQSREVELVELAGLRRVFGFTGQVMGDL; from the coding sequence ATGATCCCCGGCGAATACCAGATTCAGGACGGCGAGATCGAACTCAATGCCGGCCGCCGCACCTTGACCCTTTCCGTGGCCAACACCGGCGACCGCCCGATCCAGGTCGGCTCCCACTACCACTTCTTCGAAACCAACGGTGCGCTGGCCTTCGACCGCGACAGCGCGCGGGGCATGCGCCTGAACATCCCGGCCGGCACCGCCGTGCGCTTCGAGCCCGGCCAGAGCCGCGAGGTCGAGCTGGTGGAGCTGGCCGGCCTGCGCCGCGTGTTCGGCTTTACCGGCCAGGTGATGGGCGACCTGTAG
- a CDS encoding sialidase: MSRCIHVATRKGLLRFEPEGGGWRLARQDFLGEPVSMLLTDPRDGHLYAALHLGHFGPKLWRSADGGQNWEEIPSPAFPQAAEGTEGPSVEMIWCLEPGGADQPGTLWAGTIPGGLFRSRDHGSSWELVDSLWQRPERANWFGGGYDHPGIHSICVDPRNSRHLTLAVSCGGIWHSEDEGGSWNHRTRGMRAAYMPPERAEDPDIQDPHRMVACPGDPERLWVQHHSGIFVSSDRALNWREIQQAGPSTFGFAVAVHPADPDCAWFVPAVKDECRVPAEQRLRVTRTRDGGKSFDVLEQGLPQELCYDLVYRHGLDVDGTGQRLVMGSTTGHLWTSEDQGDSWSQVAGHLPPIFAVRWG, translated from the coding sequence ATGAGCCGATGCATCCATGTGGCGACCCGCAAGGGCCTGCTGCGTTTCGAACCTGAAGGCGGTGGCTGGCGCCTGGCGCGCCAGGACTTCCTGGGCGAGCCGGTGAGCATGCTGCTGACCGACCCCCGCGACGGCCATCTTTATGCGGCCCTGCACCTGGGCCACTTCGGCCCCAAACTGTGGCGCTCCGCCGACGGCGGGCAGAACTGGGAGGAGATTCCCTCCCCGGCCTTCCCCCAGGCCGCCGAGGGAACGGAGGGGCCTTCCGTGGAGATGATCTGGTGCCTGGAGCCGGGTGGCGCTGACCAGCCCGGCACCCTGTGGGCCGGCACCATTCCTGGCGGACTGTTCAGGTCCCGCGACCATGGCAGTTCCTGGGAGTTGGTGGACAGCCTCTGGCAGCGCCCGGAACGGGCCAACTGGTTTGGTGGTGGCTATGACCATCCGGGCATCCATTCAATCTGCGTCGATCCACGCAACAGCCGACACCTGACCCTGGCGGTGTCCTGCGGCGGCATCTGGCACAGCGAGGATGAGGGGGGCAGCTGGAACCACCGCACGCGGGGCATGCGCGCCGCCTACATGCCCCCGGAGCGCGCCGAGGACCCGGATATCCAGGACCCGCACCGCATGGTCGCCTGCCCGGGGGACCCGGAGCGGCTCTGGGTGCAGCATCACAGCGGCATCTTCGTCAGCTCCGATCGCGCATTGAACTGGCGGGAGATCCAGCAGGCCGGCCCCTCCACCTTCGGCTTCGCGGTCGCGGTGCATCCGGCCGACCCGGACTGCGCCTGGTTCGTGCCGGCGGTGAAGGACGAATGCCGCGTTCCCGCCGAACAGCGCCTGCGGGTGACCCGCACCCGCGACGGCGGCAAGAGCTTCGATGTGCTGGAACAGGGCTTGCCGCAGGAGCTCTGCTACGACCTGGTGTACCGCCATGGGCTGGACGTGGATGGCACTGGCCAGCGCCTGGTGATGGGTTCCACCACCGGGCACCTGTGGACGTCGGAGGATCAGGGGGACAGCTGGAGCCAGGTAGCCGGGCACCTGCCGCCGATCTTTGCGGTGCGCTGGGGGTGA
- the urtC gene encoding urea ABC transporter permease subunit UrtC, translating into MTQPLNQTLLDRTTATLGPRTSLAIGLAVLTIVLALPLLHLLPADNPLQVSAYTLTLVGKILCYAIVALALDLVWGYAGLLSLGHGLFFALGGYAMGMYLMREAAGDGLPAFMGFLAWTELPWYWAGTQHFLWALCLVVLAPGLLALVFGFFAFRSRIKGVYFSIMTQALTFAGMLLFFRNETGFGGNNGFTDFKRILGFEITAPGTRAVLFLATVGLLVGSLLLGWLLARSKFGRVLTALRDAENRLMFCGYDPRGYKLFVWVLSAVLCGLAGALYVPQVGIINPSEMSPTNSIEAAVWVALGGRGSLVGPLLGAGLVNGMKSWFTVAFPEYWLFFLGALFILVTLYLPKGVIGLVRKGDK; encoded by the coding sequence ATGACTCAACCACTCAACCAGACCCTGCTCGACCGCACCACCGCCACCCTCGGCCCGCGCACCTCGCTGGCCATCGGCCTGGCCGTACTCACGATCGTGCTGGCCCTGCCGCTGTTGCATCTGCTGCCGGCGGACAACCCGCTGCAGGTCTCGGCCTACACCCTGACCCTGGTGGGCAAGATCCTCTGCTACGCCATAGTGGCCCTGGCCCTGGACCTGGTCTGGGGCTACGCGGGGCTCTTGTCCCTCGGCCACGGGCTGTTCTTCGCCCTGGGCGGCTACGCCATGGGCATGTACCTGATGCGCGAGGCGGCGGGTGACGGCCTGCCGGCCTTCATGGGCTTTCTCGCCTGGACCGAGCTACCCTGGTACTGGGCCGGCACCCAGCACTTCCTCTGGGCGCTGTGCCTGGTGGTGCTCGCCCCCGGCCTGCTGGCCCTGGTGTTCGGCTTCTTCGCCTTCCGCTCGCGGATCAAGGGCGTGTATTTCTCGATCATGACCCAGGCCCTGACCTTCGCCGGCATGCTGCTGTTCTTCCGCAACGAAACCGGCTTCGGCGGCAACAACGGCTTCACCGACTTCAAGCGCATCCTCGGCTTCGAGATCACCGCACCAGGCACCCGCGCCGTGCTGTTCCTGGCCACCGTCGGCCTGCTGGTGGGCAGTCTGCTGCTGGGCTGGCTTCTCGCGCGGAGCAAGTTCGGCCGGGTACTCACCGCCCTGCGCGACGCCGAGAACCGCCTGATGTTCTGCGGCTACGACCCGCGCGGCTACAAGCTGTTCGTCTGGGTGCTGTCGGCGGTGCTCTGCGGCCTGGCCGGCGCCTTGTACGTGCCCCAGGTGGGCATCATCAACCCCAGCGAGATGTCCCCCACCAACTCCATCGAGGCGGCCGTCTGGGTCGCCCTCGGCGGACGCGGCTCCCTGGTCGGCCCGTTGCTCGGCGCCGGCCTGGTGAATGGCATGAAGAGCTGGTTCACCGTGGCCTTCCCGGAATACTGGCTGTTCTTCCTCGGCGCCCTGTTCATCCTGGTCACGCTCTACCTGCCCAAGGGCGTGATCGGCCTGGTGAGAAAGGGAGACAAGTAA
- the urtE gene encoding urea ABC transporter ATP-binding subunit UrtE, giving the protein MLTVDKLHQYYGGSHILRGLSFEAKVGEVTCLLGRNGVGKTTLLKCLMGLTPAREGTVSWEGRAITGFKPHQRVHAGIAYVPQGREIFPRLTVEENLLMGLSRFPAKDARTVPESIYELFPVLRDMKHRRGGDLSGGQQQQLAIGRALASQPRLLILDEPTEGIQPSVIKEIGAVIGKLAGRGDMAILLVEQFYDFAAELADQYLVMSRGEIIQQGRGENMEAEGVRGLVTI; this is encoded by the coding sequence ATGCTGACAGTCGACAAGCTTCACCAGTACTACGGCGGCAGCCATATCCTCCGCGGCCTGTCCTTCGAGGCGAAGGTGGGCGAAGTCACCTGCCTGCTCGGGCGCAACGGTGTGGGCAAGACCACCCTGCTCAAATGCCTGATGGGCCTGACCCCGGCCAGGGAAGGCACGGTGAGCTGGGAAGGCCGCGCCATCACCGGTTTCAAGCCGCACCAGCGGGTACACGCCGGCATCGCCTATGTGCCCCAGGGCCGCGAGATCTTCCCGCGCCTGACGGTGGAGGAGAACCTGCTGATGGGGCTGTCACGCTTTCCCGCGAAGGACGCCAGGACGGTGCCCGAATCCATCTACGAACTCTTCCCGGTGCTGCGGGACATGAAGCACCGCCGGGGCGGCGACCTCTCCGGCGGCCAGCAGCAACAGCTCGCCATCGGCCGCGCCCTGGCCAGCCAGCCGCGCCTGTTGATCCTCGACGAGCCCACCGAAGGCATCCAGCCGTCGGTGATAAAGGAAATCGGCGCCGTCATCGGCAAACTGGCGGGGCGCGGCGACATGGCCATTCTGCTGGTGGAGCAGTTCTACGACTTCGCCGCCGAATTGGCCGACCAGTACCTGGTGATGAGCCGGGGCGAGATCATCCAGCAGGGGCGCGGGGAAAACATGGAAGCCGAGGGCGTGCGCGGCCTGGTGACCATCTAG